Proteins encoded in a region of the Gulosibacter sediminis genome:
- a CDS encoding cupin domain-containing protein yields MNGKNFTLGDNVEHFTIADVARDNPDFRKVLWTGEHAQIVVMTIPPGGQIGDEVHEHTDQILTFVSGTGEADLNGHTHPIDAGDQCAVPAGARHNFRNTGDEPLVLYTIYSPPEHAAGAAFATREEADAAEAAGEDEPPRL; encoded by the coding sequence ATGAACGGAAAGAACTTCACCCTGGGAGACAACGTCGAGCATTTCACCATCGCGGACGTGGCCCGGGACAACCCCGACTTCCGGAAGGTGCTGTGGACCGGTGAACACGCCCAGATCGTGGTGATGACCATCCCGCCCGGCGGCCAGATCGGCGACGAGGTCCACGAGCACACCGACCAGATCCTGACCTTCGTCTCCGGCACCGGCGAAGCCGATCTCAACGGCCACACCCACCCCATCGATGCCGGTGACCAATGCGCGGTACCGGCCGGAGCCCGGCACAACTTCCGCAACACCGGCGACGAGCCGCTGGTGCTCTACACCATCTACAGCCCACCGGAGCATGCTGCCGGCGCCGCCTTCGCGACCCGGGAGGAAGCCGACGCCGCCGAAGCCGCCGGTGAGGACGAACCCCCTCGGCTCTGA
- a CDS encoding NADP-dependent oxidoreductase: MSKVYVFTDYGGPETQQLIDRPIPEPGPGELAIEVRAAGVNPADWKMREGRLGRAWSLPAPMGREAAGVVIAVGGGTEGFAVGDEVLGLVAPGQGGLAEHTLLSASTTVAKPEEISFIDAATIPVAAATAYDATHQIELEPGQTLLLLGAGGGVGLMAAQIGRVHEFTVLGVADVAKRELIESTGAAFIGSGSGVADRVREVASSIDLIVDLVGGDALRAVADLVADPGRIISAADPDAAVELGGRGLARTTEAMGKITEVIQYGLVDPHADTQYDLNDAGQAIAAVETGHAGGKVVVVPEG; this comes from the coding sequence ATGTCCAAGGTCTACGTCTTCACCGACTACGGCGGACCCGAAACCCAGCAGCTGATCGACCGGCCTATTCCGGAGCCTGGACCCGGGGAACTGGCCATCGAGGTCCGGGCCGCCGGTGTGAATCCGGCCGACTGGAAGATGCGCGAGGGCCGGCTGGGTCGTGCCTGGTCGTTGCCGGCGCCGATGGGCCGTGAAGCCGCCGGCGTGGTCATCGCGGTGGGCGGCGGGACCGAAGGCTTCGCGGTGGGCGATGAGGTGCTCGGCCTGGTGGCGCCCGGGCAGGGCGGACTGGCCGAGCACACGCTCTTGAGCGCCTCCACCACTGTGGCCAAGCCCGAGGAGATCTCCTTCATCGACGCCGCCACCATTCCGGTGGCCGCAGCCACCGCCTATGACGCCACCCACCAAATCGAACTGGAACCAGGCCAGACCCTGCTCTTGTTGGGCGCTGGCGGCGGGGTGGGGCTGATGGCCGCGCAGATCGGCCGGGTACACGAGTTCACGGTCCTCGGCGTGGCCGACGTGGCCAAGCGGGAACTGATCGAGTCCACCGGTGCGGCCTTCATCGGATCCGGTTCGGGCGTGGCCGATCGCGTGCGAGAAGTCGCTTCCAGCATCGACCTGATCGTCGATCTCGTCGGCGGTGACGCGCTGCGTGCCGTCGCCGATCTGGTGGCCGATCCGGGGCGGATTATCTCCGCGGCCGATCCGGACGCCGCGGTCGAACTGGGCGGCCGGGGCTTGGCACGTACGACTGAGGCCATGGGGAAGATCACCGAGGTGATCCAGTACGGGCTGGTCGACCCCCATGCGGACACCCAGT